A region of Aquarana catesbeiana isolate 2022-GZ linkage group LG08, ASM4218655v1, whole genome shotgun sequence DNA encodes the following proteins:
- the LOC141104501 gene encoding uncharacterized protein isoform X2 has translation MMEIWPPLSSPDGSSNGNPPERCPRPLYSQDSTQEHQEIPQEDQGEDLFVVKVEVKEESGELYVGGDEPCKEEEISPGTSTDPGDTQRDVKISEEEEGHMRIKEEESPIDISTDDDIKDEAVTTDSTEDYPITPTMLSVSHSVDLFSDPSTHRGRFSDQPCGSHHSDRRESEMFSCLECGESFSQKADLISHQSAHARDQNYSCSECEKCFSRKSSFILHKKSHSFVKPSYSCSECGRCFARKSTLTTHQRTHTGEKPFSCSKCDKSFSTKLSLIIHEEAHTRKKTYACSKCGKCFFQKEQLINHQKSHPAERPYSCSECGKCFTEKGYLISHQMIHTGEKPFSCSECGKCFTWRTSLIEHKKAHTGVKPHSCSECGKGFTRRSSLVEHQRTHTETKPYFCSDCGKSFSQKQQLLRHQRIHTAEKPFLCVKCGKSFSDRDHLLSHLMVHKGEKLFSCSECGKCFTRRSSFIAHLRTHRDRATSKNTLESYSSPHYSRDFTQEHQMISQDDQEERQSTFKTYVRGEESCMEEEVLPEISTDPGDTRDTQRDVKAKEEEVHVRIKEDKIPPEIHTDEQHSRNNQEKQDNISPDQVIEDYITTDSSEESPIAPNPPPLSHSVDPSSNLSTHSNSSPKHPPCVIGYTERRSGVPFLDSTGGESFARKADLLSHQGGFERENKHSCSECGRSFTQRSSLILHQRSHKGAKASYSCPECGRCFARRSNLTAHQRTHTGEKPFSCAICGKCFSTKRSLIIHKEAHTREKTYTCSKCGKCFTQKEHLITHQKSHPAEKPFSCSECGKSFTERGYLISHQMSHTGEKPFSCSECGKCFTWRTSLVDHKKTHTGVKPYSCSECGKCFTERGYLISHQMSHTGEKPFSCSECGKCFAWRTSLIEHKKTHTGVKPYSCLECGKRFTRKKSLFEHQKTHTGEPFSCLKCGKCFTARDHLILHQMSHTGAKSFLCLECGKFFTRKSSLIVHQRLHMGESSNKNIPNRCPTPVYSQDSIPEHHVISQDYQEEIQSTFKPEDTNDGETCVRGNELCKEETPLEMDIDPGETSTTPKDCKSEEDTQMKIKEEMPQEIVTYLGDTQRDIKVEEKEEGHARIKEEILQKSAQEVWCKR, from the exons atgatggagatCTGGCCGCCTCTctcatcaccgg atggatccagtaatgggaacccaccagagagatgtccccgtcctctgtattcccaggactccacacaggaacatcaggagatccctcaggAGGATCAG GGTGAAGACCTTTTTGTAGTAAAAGTTGAAGTAAAAGAAGAATCAGGAGAGCTGTATGTGGGAGGTGATGAGCCATGTAAGGAAGAGGAAATTTCCCCAGGGACCAGCACAG ACCCCGGAGATACTCAAAGAGATGTCAAAATTTCAGAGGAGGAAGAAGGACATATGAGGATTAAAGAGGAGGAATCTCCTATAGACATCAGCACAG ATGATGACATAAAAGATGAGGCTGTGACAACTGATTCAACGGAAGACTACCCCATTACCCCAACTATGCTTTCAGTGTCTCACAGTGTAGATCTATTCTCTGATCCCTCCACTCACAGGGGAAGGTTTTCTGATCAACCTTGTGGCAGCCATCATTCAGATCGTAGAGAAAGCGAGATGTTCTCATGTCTTGAGTGTGGTGAATCCTTTTCACAGAAAGCAGACCTCATCTCACACCAGAGCGCTCACGCGAGAGATCAAaactattcatgttcagagtgtgaaAAATGTTTTTCTCGGAAATCCAGTTTTATTCTACATAAAAAATCTCACAGCTTCGTGAAGCCTTCTTATTCGTGTTCCGAATGTGGGAGATGTTTTGCAAGAAAGTCAACTCTTACTACACACCAGaggactcacacaggggagaagccgttctCCTGTTCCAAATGCGATAAAAGTTTTTCTACCAAATTGTCTCTTATCATACACGAGGAAGCCCATACAAGGAAGAAGACCTATGCATGTTCCAAATGTGGCAAATGTTTTTTCCAGAAGGAGCAACTTATTAACCACCAGAAATCTCACCCAGCCGAGAGGccatattcatgttcagagtgtggtaAATGTTTTACTGAAAAGGGCTATCTGATCTCACATCAGATGATTCACACGGGAGAGAAAccattttcatgttcagagtgtgggaaatgttttacatgGAGGACCAGTCTTATTGAACATAAGAAAGCTCACACGGGAGTGAAGCCACATTCCTGTTCGGAATGCGGTAAAGGTTTTACTCGGAGATCGAGTCTTGTtgaacaccagagaactcacacagagACAAAGCCTTACTTTTGTTCAGATTGTGGGAAATCGTTTTCTCAGAAACAGCAACTCCTtcgacaccagagaattcacacagccGAGAAGCCGTTCTTGTGTGTGAAATGTGGAAAGTCTTTTTCAGATAGAGACCACCTTCTCTCACATCTGATGGTTCATAAAGGAGAGAAGCTGTTTTCGTGCtcagaatgtgggaaatgttttactcgGAGATCAAGCTTTATTGCACACCTTAGAACTCACCGAG ATAGAGCCACTTCCAAAAACACATTGGAGAGCTACTCCAGCCCTCATTATTccagggatttcacacaggaaCATCAAATGATCTCACAGGATGATCAG GAAGAACGTCAGAGTACATTTAAAACCTATGTGAGAGGTGAGGAGTCATGTATGGAGGAGGAAGTTCTTCCAGAGATAAGCACAG ACCCCGGAGACACCAGAGACACTCAGAGAGATGTCAAAGCTAAGGAGGAGGAAGTACATGTGAGAATTAAGGAAGACAAAATTCCTCCAGAGATCCACACAG ATGAACAGCACAGCAGGAATAACCAGGAAAAACAAGACAATATTTCTCCTGATCAAGTCATAGAAGACTATATCACGACTGATTCTTCAGAAGAAAGTCCCATTGCTCCCAATCCCCCTCCCCTATCTCACAGTGTAGATCCATCATCCAATCTTTCCACACACAGCAATTCTTCTCCTAAACACCCGCCTTGTGTTATCGGTTATACAGAGCGTAGAAGTGGTGTACCGTTCCTGGATTCTACGGGTGGTGAAAGCTTTGCCCGGAAAGCAGACCTCCTCTCTCATCAGGGAGGATTTGAAAGGGAGAACAAGCACTCATGTTCAGAATGTGGTCGAAGTTTTACACAGAGATCCAGTCTTAttttacatcagagatctcacaaagGCGCAAAGGCTTCATATTCATGTCCTGAATGTGGGAGATGTTTTGCCAGAAGGTCGAATCTTACCGCACATCAGAGGacgcacacaggagagaagccattttcctgtgccATATGTGGTAAATGTTTTTCCACCAAACGGTCTCTTATCATACACAAAGAAGCTCATACACGGGAGAAAACCTATACATGTTcaaagtgcgggaaatgttttactcaaAAAGAACATCTTATCACACACCAGAAATCTCACCCAGCTGAAAAGCCATTTTCATGTTCAGAATGTGGGAAAAGTTTTACAGAGAGAGGCTATCTGATCTCACATCAGATGagccacacgggggagaagccattttcatgttcagagtgcgggaagtgtttcacttGGCGAACCAGTCTTGTTGACCATAAGAAGACTCACACGGGGGTGAAGCCATATTCATGTTCGGAATGTGGTAAATGTTTTACCGAGAGAGGTTATCTGATTTCCCATCAGATGAGTCACACGGGAGAGAAACCATTTTCATGTTcagaatgtggaaaatgttttgcCTGGAGGACCAGTCTTATCGAACATAAAAAAACTCACACAGGGGTGAAGCCATATTCATGTCTGGAATGTGGGAAACGCTTCACTCGGAAAAAAAGTCTCTTTGAACATCAGAAAACTCACACTGGGGAGCCATTTTCATGTTTgaaatgcgggaaatgttttacggCGAGAGACCATCTTATTTTGCATCAGATGAGTCATACTGGAGCAAAATCATTtttgtgtttggagtgtgggaagtTTTTTACGCGAAAATCTAGTCTTATTGTACATCAGAGACTTCACATGG GTGAATCCAGTAACAAAAATATCCCAAACAGATGTCCCACTCCTGTATATTCCCAGGATTCCATCCCAGAACATCATGTGATCTCACAAGATTATCAG gaagaaatacagagCACATTTAAACCTGAAGATACAAATGATGGTGAGACATGTGTGAGGGGTAATGAACTGTGTAAGGAAGAAACTCCTCTAGAGATGGATATAG ACCCCGGAGAGACCAGCACAACCCCAAAAGATTGTAAATCTGAGGAGGACACACAAATGAAAATTAAAGAGGAAATGCCTCAAGAGATTGTAACAT ACCTTGGAGACACTCAGAGAGACATCAAAGTTGAGGAGAAGGAAGAAGGACACGCAAGGATTAAAGAGGAAATCCTCCAAAAATCAGCACAG GAAGTGTGGTGTAAACGATAG